Proteins encoded in a region of the Eulemur rufifrons isolate Redbay chromosome 15, OSU_ERuf_1, whole genome shotgun sequence genome:
- the ENPP4 gene encoding bis(5'-adenosyl)-triphosphatase ENPP4 isoform X2 — MKFLVILLFSGLITGCRGNSSYNLPPKLLLVSFDGFRADYLKNYEFPHLQNFIKEGVLVENVKNVFITKTFPNHYSIVTGLYEESHGIVANSMYDVVTKKHFSDSNDKDPFWWNEAVPIWVTNQLQENRSSAAAMWPGTDVPIHNTVPSYFMNYSSSVSFEERLNNITMWLNNSSPPVTFATLYWEEPDASGHKYGPEDKQNMRRVLKEVDDLIGKLVQKLKMLGLWENLNVIITSDHGMTQCSQDRVINLDLCIDNSSYTLIDLSPVAAILPKINRTNVYNALKNCSTHMNVYLKEDIPNRFYYQHNDRIQPIILVADEGWTIVLNKSSQKCDHGYDNSLPSMHPFLAAHGPAFHKGYKHSTIDIVDIYPMMCHILGLKPHPNNGTFGRTKCLLIDQWCINLPEAIGIVIGALLVLTTLTCLMIIMQNRLSVPRPFSRLQLQEDDDDPLIG; from the exons ATGAAGTTTTTAGTAATACTTTTGTTTTCTGGACTTATAACGGGTTGTAGAGGTAACTCCTCCTATAATTTGCCACCCAAGTTATTACTGGTGTCGTTTGATGGCTTCAGAGCTGACTATCTGAAGAACTATGAATTTCCTCATCTCCAGAACTTTATCAAAGAAGGTGTCTTGGTAgagaatgttaaaaatgtttttatcacaAAAACATTTCCAAACCACTACAGTATTGTGACGGGTTTATATGAAGAAAGTCATGGCATTGTGGCTAATTCCATGTATGATGTAGTcacaaagaaacatttttccGACTCTAATGACAAGGATCCTTTTTGGTGGAATGAGGCAGTCCCTATTTGGGTGACCAATCAGCTTCAGGAAAACAGATCAAGTGCTGCTGCTATGTGGCCTGGTACTGATGTACCCATTCATAATACTGTACCTTCCTATTTTATGAATTATAGTTCCTCAGTGTCATTTGAGGAGAGACTAAACAATATTACCATGTGGCTAAACAATTCGAGCCCACCAGTCACCTTTGCAACACTCTATTGGGAAGAACCAGATGCGAGTGGCCACAAATACGGACCCGAAGATAAACAAAACATGCGCAGAGTGTTGAAAGAAGTAGATGATCTTATTGGCAAATTAGTCCAAAAACTCAAGATGTTAGGATTGTGGGAAAATCTGAATGTGATCATTACAAGTGATCATGGGATGACCCAGTGTTCTCAGGACAGAGTGATAAATTTGGATCTCTGCATCGATAATTCAAGCTACACTCTCATAGATTTGAGCCCAGTTGCTGCAATACTTCCCAAAATAA ataGAACAAACGTTTATAATGCCCTGAAAAACTGTAGCACTCACATGAATGTTTATCTCAAAGAAGACATTCCTAACAGATTCTATTACCAACATAATGATAGAATTCAGCCTATTATTTTGGTTGCTGATGAAGGCTGGACAATTGTGCTAAATAAATCATCACAAAAAT GTGACCATGGTTATGATAATTCTTTGCCTAGTATGCATCCGTTTCTAGCTGCCCACGGACCTGCATTTCACAAAGGCTACAAGCACAGCACAATTGACATTGTGGATATTTATCCAATGATGTGCCACATCCTGGGATTAAAACCACATCCCAATAATGGAACCTTTGGTCGTACGAAGTGCTTGTTAATTGACCAGTGGTGCATAAATCTCCCAGAAGCCATTGGGATTGTTATCGGTGCACTCTTGGTGTTAACCACGCTAACATGCCTCATGATAATTATGCAGAATAGACTATCTGTACCCCGTCCATTTTCCCGACTTCAGCTacaagaagatgatgatgatccTTTAATTGGGTGA
- the ENPP4 gene encoding bis(5'-adenosyl)-triphosphatase ENPP4 isoform X1, with amino-acid sequence MKFLVILLFSGLITGCRGNSSYNLPPKLLLVSFDGFRADYLKNYEFPHLQNFIKEGVLVENVKNVFITKTFPNHYSIVTGLYEESHGIVANSMYDVVTKKHFSDSNDKDPFWWNEAVPIWVTNQLQENRSSAAAMWPGTDVPIHNTVPSYFMNYSSSVSFEERLNNITMWLNNSSPPVTFATLYWEEPDASGHKYGPEDKQNMRRVLKEVDDLIGKLVQKLKMLGLWENLNVIITSDHGMTQCSQDRVINLDLCIDNSSYTLIDLSPVAAILPKINRTNVYNALKNCSTHMNVYLKEDIPNRFYYQHNDRIQPIILVADEGWTIVLNKSSQKLGDHGYDNSLPSMHPFLAAHGPAFHKGYKHSTIDIVDIYPMMCHILGLKPHPNNGTFGRTKCLLIDQWCINLPEAIGIVIGALLVLTTLTCLMIIMQNRLSVPRPFSRLQLQEDDDDPLIG; translated from the exons ATGAAGTTTTTAGTAATACTTTTGTTTTCTGGACTTATAACGGGTTGTAGAGGTAACTCCTCCTATAATTTGCCACCCAAGTTATTACTGGTGTCGTTTGATGGCTTCAGAGCTGACTATCTGAAGAACTATGAATTTCCTCATCTCCAGAACTTTATCAAAGAAGGTGTCTTGGTAgagaatgttaaaaatgtttttatcacaAAAACATTTCCAAACCACTACAGTATTGTGACGGGTTTATATGAAGAAAGTCATGGCATTGTGGCTAATTCCATGTATGATGTAGTcacaaagaaacatttttccGACTCTAATGACAAGGATCCTTTTTGGTGGAATGAGGCAGTCCCTATTTGGGTGACCAATCAGCTTCAGGAAAACAGATCAAGTGCTGCTGCTATGTGGCCTGGTACTGATGTACCCATTCATAATACTGTACCTTCCTATTTTATGAATTATAGTTCCTCAGTGTCATTTGAGGAGAGACTAAACAATATTACCATGTGGCTAAACAATTCGAGCCCACCAGTCACCTTTGCAACACTCTATTGGGAAGAACCAGATGCGAGTGGCCACAAATACGGACCCGAAGATAAACAAAACATGCGCAGAGTGTTGAAAGAAGTAGATGATCTTATTGGCAAATTAGTCCAAAAACTCAAGATGTTAGGATTGTGGGAAAATCTGAATGTGATCATTACAAGTGATCATGGGATGACCCAGTGTTCTCAGGACAGAGTGATAAATTTGGATCTCTGCATCGATAATTCAAGCTACACTCTCATAGATTTGAGCCCAGTTGCTGCAATACTTCCCAAAATAA ataGAACAAACGTTTATAATGCCCTGAAAAACTGTAGCACTCACATGAATGTTTATCTCAAAGAAGACATTCCTAACAGATTCTATTACCAACATAATGATAGAATTCAGCCTATTATTTTGGTTGCTGATGAAGGCTGGACAATTGTGCTAAATAAATCATCACAAAAAT TAGGTGACCATGGTTATGATAATTCTTTGCCTAGTATGCATCCGTTTCTAGCTGCCCACGGACCTGCATTTCACAAAGGCTACAAGCACAGCACAATTGACATTGTGGATATTTATCCAATGATGTGCCACATCCTGGGATTAAAACCACATCCCAATAATGGAACCTTTGGTCGTACGAAGTGCTTGTTAATTGACCAGTGGTGCATAAATCTCCCAGAAGCCATTGGGATTGTTATCGGTGCACTCTTGGTGTTAACCACGCTAACATGCCTCATGATAATTATGCAGAATAGACTATCTGTACCCCGTCCATTTTCCCGACTTCAGCTacaagaagatgatgatgatccTTTAATTGGGTGA